In the Natronolimnobius baerhuensis genome, one interval contains:
- a CDS encoding DUF7128 family protein translates to MVVQTERDDATWYECETCGLLFDEQSDATEHEKHCDGTDPSYIQ, encoded by the coding sequence ATGGTGGTCCAGACCGAGCGCGACGATGCCACGTGGTATGAGTGTGAAACCTGTGGCTTGCTGTTCGACGAGCAGTCGGACGCAACCGAACACGAGAAACACTGTGACGGCACCGATCCGTCCTACATTCAGTGA
- a CDS encoding DUF7508 domain-containing protein, protein MPLQKPWRDLERATVSSAPDRPGVYELGDSDGTVLAVGDGILRDELKSALAYGNGDRVRWEETHTREQARELAAEHRERLE, encoded by the coding sequence ATGCCGCTGCAGAAACCCTGGCGCGACCTCGAGCGGGCAACGGTCTCGAGCGCGCCCGACAGGCCGGGCGTCTACGAACTGGGCGACAGCGACGGTACCGTACTCGCGGTCGGAGACGGGATTCTCCGCGACGAACTCAAGAGCGCGTTGGCCTACGGCAACGGCGACCGCGTTCGCTGGGAGGAAACACACACCCGTGAGCAGGCTCGAGAACTCGCGGCCGAACACCGCGAGCGCCTCGAGTAG
- a CDS encoding DUF5796 family protein — MSARNNVAPSTIGVDFVEGGIVVEYLDGRDVFYHGPPQPAEQAITTPPGKDVHVLVTGPDGIEGVMTYVNDRDTHDNILETTGVGRVMLEADDEEVLFPGVTVTTEAYSIRVEADLSLVDGRVFVFAEDEMSEHAYELVAADESAADGDGDDGDESESPDEGV; from the coding sequence ATGAGCGCACGCAACAACGTTGCGCCGAGTACGATCGGCGTCGACTTCGTCGAAGGCGGAATCGTCGTCGAATATCTCGACGGGCGGGATGTCTTCTATCACGGACCGCCACAACCCGCCGAACAGGCGATTACGACACCGCCCGGCAAGGACGTCCACGTTCTCGTCACCGGTCCCGACGGCATCGAAGGCGTCATGACGTACGTCAACGACCGCGACACGCACGACAACATCCTCGAGACGACCGGCGTCGGCCGCGTGATGCTTGAGGCGGACGATGAGGAAGTGCTGTTTCCGGGTGTTACCGTCACGACGGAGGCGTACTCGATTCGCGTCGAGGCAGACCTCTCGCTCGTTGACGGCCGCGTGTTCGTCTTCGCGGAGGACGAGATGAGCGAACACGCGTACGAACTGGTCGCTGCGGACGAGTCGGCTGCTGACGGGGACGGAGACGACGGAGATGAGAGCGAATCGCCTGACGAGGGTGTCTAA
- a CDS encoding shikimate kinase produces MDGRAVAPAAGTVLNALATGVGSAFALDLETTATVELTDDGEYVGEVDGQPDADTTLVERCAEFAIDEYATQAGLDPDTVGAHVQTESEVPMASGLKSSSAAANATVLATLDALEIGDAIDRIDACRLGVRAARDAGVTVTGAFDDASASMLGGVTVTNNLGDELLAREEIEWNALVYTPPERAYSADTDADACERIAPMARLVEELALDGRYGEAMTVNGFAFCGALEFSAAPMIEALPDVDGVSLSGTGPSYVAVGERETLEAVQEQWNERDGTTRLLQTRTDGTRIQ; encoded by the coding sequence ATGGACGGCCGCGCCGTTGCACCCGCAGCCGGGACGGTTCTTAACGCACTCGCAACCGGAGTCGGCTCTGCGTTCGCACTCGACCTCGAGACGACAGCGACTGTCGAACTCACCGACGACGGCGAGTACGTCGGCGAGGTCGACGGCCAGCCCGACGCTGATACGACGCTGGTCGAGCGCTGTGCTGAATTCGCTATCGACGAATACGCCACGCAGGCGGGACTCGATCCCGACACCGTTGGTGCCCACGTACAGACCGAAAGCGAGGTCCCAATGGCCTCCGGTCTGAAAAGCTCGAGCGCCGCAGCCAACGCAACAGTCCTCGCAACACTCGACGCCCTCGAGATCGGCGATGCAATCGACCGGATCGACGCCTGCCGACTCGGCGTCCGCGCTGCACGCGATGCCGGCGTCACCGTCACCGGCGCGTTCGACGACGCCAGCGCCAGCATGCTCGGCGGCGTCACCGTGACAAACAATCTGGGCGACGAACTGCTCGCCCGCGAAGAGATCGAGTGGAACGCACTCGTCTACACGCCGCCGGAACGCGCCTACAGCGCCGACACCGACGCCGACGCGTGCGAACGGATCGCCCCGATGGCCCGACTTGTCGAAGAACTCGCCCTCGATGGGCGCTACGGCGAGGCCATGACCGTCAACGGCTTCGCGTTCTGTGGCGCCCTCGAGTTCTCGGCTGCGCCGATGATCGAGGCCCTCCCCGATGTCGATGGTGTCTCCCTCTCTGGGACCGGCCCCAGCTATGTCGCCGTCGGCGAACGCGAGACACTCGAGGCGGTCCAGGAGCAGTGGAACGAACGCGACGGAACGACACGATTACTGCAAACGCGAACGGACGGCACACGTATACAATGA
- a CDS encoding chorismate mutase, translated as MTRDDTATDGGTEQRIPDEMSLDELREEIQTIDREIVELIAQRTYVADTIAQVKDEQDLPTTDEKQEEQVMARAGNNAEQFDVDANLVKAIFRLLIELNKVEQRENR; from the coding sequence ATGACTCGAGACGACACAGCCACGGACGGCGGTACGGAGCAGCGAATTCCCGATGAGATGAGCCTCGACGAACTGCGCGAGGAAATTCAAACGATTGACCGGGAAATCGTCGAACTAATCGCCCAGCGAACCTACGTCGCGGATACGATTGCACAGGTCAAAGACGAGCAGGACCTGCCAACGACCGACGAGAAACAAGAAGAGCAGGTGATGGCTCGAGCGGGCAATAACGCAGAGCAGTTCGACGTGGATGCGAATCTCGTGAAGGCGATCTTCCGGTTGTTGATCGAGTTGAACAAAGTAGAGCAGCGTGAGAACCGGTAG
- a CDS encoding ribbon-helix-helix domain-containing protein, with product MSEAATNNGDDEIVTVNFKVTRSFLDEIEDTWQGRGFNSRSEFIRYTLRDAVEHPTFDRDELVALLQAEEDFREKRTMSAEEARERFGTGDTNE from the coding sequence ATGTCCGAAGCGGCCACAAACAACGGCGACGACGAGATCGTCACGGTGAACTTCAAAGTCACACGGTCGTTTCTCGACGAAATCGAAGACACGTGGCAGGGACGAGGATTCAACAGCCGTAGCGAATTTATTCGATATACCTTACGTGATGCCGTCGAACACCCCACGTTCGACCGCGATGAACTCGTCGCACTCCTTCAAGCGGAGGAGGATTTCCGTGAAAAACGGACGATGAGCGCCGAAGAAGCGCGCGAACGATTCGGTACTGGCGACACGAATGAGTGA
- a CDS encoding type II toxin-antitoxin system RelE family toxin, whose protein sequence is MSDGGWAWELASNAQDDLDALNPSEQQRIIDKLDEIVDSPWRDPPDYGEPLQNSQRRKVRIGEFRLAVTFHRDEHRMVVARIKRRGGAYTADDD, encoded by the coding sequence ATGAGTGACGGCGGGTGGGCGTGGGAACTCGCATCGAACGCACAGGACGACCTCGATGCGCTGAATCCGAGCGAGCAACAGCGTATCATCGACAAACTCGACGAAATCGTCGATTCTCCGTGGCGCGACCCACCAGACTATGGTGAACCGCTCCAGAACAGTCAACGCCGTAAGGTACGTATCGGTGAGTTCCGTCTCGCGGTCACTTTCCATCGAGACGAGCACCGAATGGTCGTTGCTCGAATCAAACGTCGCGGAGGCGCGTATACCGCTGACGACGACTGA
- a CDS encoding S1 family peptidase: protein MAGLAGCTSQREPTSDAINQEQKTRIEELEALVKSKDKQIEELHREDSISEFSTDIIERAETMARDARNATVTVGGEGGSGGTGWILDANKGYVVTNSHVVIDNNSFSIQTFDGDSSSATRIGYYEDMIPDVALLQMDLEGIQELPIGDRSNLTKDDPLVTIGHPGTIGNWIMTLGRHKEYDEVFDTLYSTVPTSRGNSGGPLLTLEGNVVGVVSGSRLANDSEDDFSKSDVLYTQLPERDKLTTSAPVETLLESVDEWT from the coding sequence ATGGCGGGGCTTGCAGGATGTACAAGCCAGCGAGAGCCCACATCAGACGCTATAAACCAAGAACAGAAAACACGAATCGAAGAGCTCGAAGCGCTAGTCAAGTCAAAGGACAAACAAATAGAAGAACTCCATCGAGAAGACTCAATATCAGAATTCTCAACCGATATCATTGAACGAGCAGAAACAATGGCCAGGGATGCTCGAAATGCGACCGTGACAGTGGGCGGAGAGGGCGGTTCTGGAGGAACTGGATGGATTCTCGATGCAAATAAGGGATACGTCGTAACGAATTCTCATGTTGTCATAGATAATAATTCGTTCTCTATCCAAACATTCGATGGTGACAGCAGTAGTGCAACTCGTATTGGTTACTATGAGGACATGATACCAGATGTTGCGCTTCTCCAAATGGATTTGGAGGGAATCCAAGAACTCCCAATCGGAGACAGGTCGAATCTTACCAAGGACGATCCATTGGTAACGATTGGTCACCCTGGTACAATCGGTAACTGGATTATGACCCTAGGACGTCACAAAGAGTATGATGAGGTATTCGATACGTTGTACTCGACAGTCCCTACCTCGCGAGGCAATAGTGGGGGCCCACTGCTGACCCTTGAAGGAAACGTCGTTGGCGTTGTGAGCGGGTCACGTTTGGCGAATGACAGTGAAGATGATTTTTCGAAATCCGATGTATTGTACACTCAGTTGCCCGAACGCGATAAGTTAACAACGAGCGCACCAGTTGAAACACTGCTAGAATCGGTAGACGAATGGACTTAA
- a CDS encoding type II toxin-antitoxin system PemK/MazF family toxin, translating into MSEGSEIRRGDVVIVRLDPAEGHEMKKTRPAVVVQNDVGNNNASTTIVAPATGTYRGYPFEVLVEAADSPFEKDSSIRLDQIRVVSIEKRIHSVLGSLDRETMEAVDEALKLSLGLD; encoded by the coding sequence ATGAGCGAGGGCTCGGAGATTCGTCGCGGCGACGTGGTTATTGTCCGACTCGATCCTGCTGAAGGGCACGAAATGAAGAAAACTCGCCCTGCGGTAGTCGTCCAGAACGACGTTGGGAATAACAATGCTAGTACGACTATCGTTGCGCCTGCGACGGGAACCTATCGAGGCTATCCGTTCGAGGTTCTCGTTGAAGCAGCGGACTCGCCGTTCGAGAAAGATTCCTCGATTCGCCTCGATCAAATTCGTGTCGTTTCCATCGAAAAACGGATTCACTCGGTGCTTGGAAGCCTCGATAGAGAGACGATGGAGGCAGTAGATGAAGCGCTGAAACTAAGCCTCGGACTGGACTGA
- a CDS encoding GrpB family protein, producing MIGLARGTVELCEYHAEWKHRYEDERARLEAIAGEHINSIEHVGSTAIEGMPAKPVIDMLATVDEPESADALRPLLEENGYEYRPTDDVAGRLFFAKGPQTNRTHYLSVTERESTVSEETLVFRDYMRTHPVAAAEYAALKRELAATYPADRESYTDAKSTFVAAVLECAMNGE from the coding sequence ATGATCGGGTTAGCACGAGGAACCGTCGAACTCTGCGAGTATCACGCAGAGTGGAAACACCGCTACGAGGACGAACGTGCCCGACTCGAGGCAATCGCTGGTGAGCATATCAACAGTATCGAACACGTCGGCAGCACCGCTATCGAGGGCATGCCCGCCAAACCGGTCATCGACATGCTCGCGACAGTCGACGAACCGGAATCCGCCGACGCGTTGCGTCCCCTCCTCGAGGAGAACGGGTACGAATATCGCCCAACTGACGACGTCGCTGGGCGTCTCTTCTTCGCCAAGGGGCCACAAACGAATCGAACACACTATCTTTCGGTCACAGAACGAGAGAGCACCGTCTCCGAGGAGACACTCGTATTTCGGGACTACATGCGAACACATCCCGTCGCGGCCGCCGAGTATGCAGCCCTGAAACGAGAACTGGCCGCGACCTATCCGGCGGACAGGGAATCGTACACCGATGCAAAAAGTACATTCGTGGCGGCTGTCCTCGAGTGCGCAATGAACGGTGAGTAG
- a CDS encoding aminoglycoside N(3)-acetyltransferase, whose product MSEADAVERVDEPATVASLASDLRDLDIAAGDTLFVHSSLSALGWVCGDAPAVVDALQTVLTDAGTLVMPTHSPQYTNPADWSAPPVPDDWIDPIREQRPAYRPETTPTRGMGAIPECFRNYPGVIRSAHPTVSVAAWGADADAIAGDHALDYGLGESSPLARLYDHDAAVLMLGTGHETNTSLHLAEHRAAISLETTTNRVPIIDNGERVLVDYKLLDGHTDDFPDLGAAFEAQAEPTTGTVADATALLIEQPALVDFAVEWLEEHRESCPQ is encoded by the coding sequence ATGAGCGAAGCAGACGCTGTCGAACGCGTCGACGAACCGGCTACCGTTGCCTCACTCGCATCCGATCTCCGCGATCTCGATATTGCAGCCGGTGATACGCTGTTTGTCCACTCCTCGCTGAGCGCACTCGGGTGGGTCTGTGGCGACGCACCGGCCGTCGTCGACGCCCTCCAGACCGTACTCACCGACGCTGGCACGCTCGTCATGCCAACCCACTCCCCGCAGTACACCAACCCGGCCGACTGGTCGGCCCCGCCCGTCCCCGACGACTGGATTGACCCCATCCGCGAGCAACGGCCAGCCTACCGACCCGAAACGACTCCGACTCGAGGCATGGGCGCGATTCCCGAGTGTTTCCGGAACTATCCCGGCGTCATCCGCAGCGCCCATCCAACCGTTTCCGTCGCAGCCTGGGGTGCTGACGCTGACGCCATCGCCGGTGACCACGCCCTCGATTACGGTCTCGGCGAGTCGTCGCCACTCGCCCGCCTCTACGACCACGATGCCGCCGTCCTGATGCTTGGCACCGGCCACGAGACGAACACGTCGCTCCACCTCGCCGAACACCGCGCAGCAATTTCACTCGAGACGACGACCAATCGCGTGCCGATCATCGACAACGGCGAGCGCGTCTTGGTCGACTACAAACTCCTCGACGGCCACACGGACGACTTTCCCGACCTCGGCGCGGCGTTCGAAGCACAGGCTGAACCCACGACGGGCACAGTCGCCGACGCAACCGCACTGCTCATTGAGCAACCGGCACTCGTCGATTTCGCAGTTGAGTGGCTCGAGGAGCATCGGGAATCTTGCCCACAGTAA
- a CDS encoding universal stress protein, translating into MYDDILIPTDGRANTERAIEEAIELAGVHDATLHALYVIHSSAIAPGMDFSDLEDAGTEAVDYVAEQAAEAGVTDVETTVRHGLRHEAILDYAQQHGIDLIVMGRNRGLERFLRKSVSEQVSEDATTPVLIVE; encoded by the coding sequence ATGTACGACGATATCTTAATTCCGACTGACGGCCGTGCGAACACTGAGCGCGCAATCGAGGAGGCGATTGAACTCGCGGGCGTCCACGACGCGACCCTGCACGCGCTGTATGTCATCCACTCGAGTGCGATTGCACCGGGAATGGACTTCAGCGATCTCGAGGATGCTGGCACGGAGGCCGTCGACTACGTGGCCGAACAGGCGGCCGAGGCTGGCGTCACCGATGTTGAGACGACGGTTCGCCACGGACTTCGACACGAGGCGATTCTCGATTACGCACAGCAACACGGGATCGATCTGATCGTGATGGGGCGCAATCGCGGCCTCGAGCGATTCCTGCGAAAGAGCGTCTCGGAGCAGGTGTCGGAAGACGCAACGACGCCGGTGTTGATTGTCGAGTAG
- a CDS encoding universal stress protein, whose translation MEYLAGTDSVHTTAAICDYLEDRATSDDSVTVVAAVDDATTRQDAQEALTVAPVRLAGVGHVETAVHDGQPESVLPTVADEIDADELVVGAYSGNPTATTTVGSTTTALLERTTRPVVVVPIPEL comes from the coding sequence ATGGAGTACCTCGCCGGCACCGACTCCGTCCACACCACCGCCGCCATCTGTGACTACCTCGAGGATCGCGCGACGAGCGACGACAGTGTCACGGTCGTTGCCGCTGTCGATGACGCGACGACACGGCAGGACGCACAGGAAGCGCTCACTGTTGCCCCAGTCCGCCTCGCAGGCGTCGGTCACGTCGAGACAGCTGTTCACGACGGCCAGCCCGAATCGGTCCTCCCAACAGTTGCCGACGAAATCGACGCTGATGAACTCGTTGTCGGCGCGTACAGCGGCAATCCGACTGCAACCACCACCGTTGGATCAACGACGACTGCGCTCCTCGAGCGAACAACCCGACCAGTTGTTGTCGTCCCGATTCCGGAGCTATAG
- a CDS encoding DUF7521 family protein — MSSNAVWVDEATLFELLTIASLFLVALIGTIIAYQAYRGYRRNDASSMLYLAVGLLLLTLCPFLVNVVSTSFTDVDQIVTVFLENVSRLLGLLAIMYSLYGRH; from the coding sequence ATGAGCAGCAACGCCGTCTGGGTCGACGAGGCAACCCTGTTCGAGCTACTGACCATCGCGAGTTTGTTCCTCGTTGCACTGATCGGCACGATCATCGCATACCAGGCGTACCGCGGCTACCGGCGCAACGATGCTTCCTCCATGCTGTATCTCGCCGTCGGCCTCCTGCTGTTGACGCTGTGTCCGTTCCTCGTCAACGTCGTGAGCACCAGTTTCACCGACGTCGATCAGATCGTCACCGTCTTCCTCGAGAACGTAAGCCGGTTGCTCGGGTTGCTCGCGATTATGTACTCGCTGTACGGACGTCACTAG
- a CDS encoding ArsR/SmtB family transcription factor, with protein sequence MSEEPDLSTVLAILDDEYARDILTHTSVEPMSASTLSERCDASLPTIYRRLDRLEECRLVTEATELASDGNHYSVYSANLDRLELSLEDGTFELELSYEDEDDVADKFTRMWEGMR encoded by the coding sequence GTGAGTGAGGAGCCTGATCTTTCGACGGTGCTCGCCATTCTCGACGACGAGTACGCGCGGGACATCCTCACACATACGAGCGTCGAACCCATGTCTGCCAGTACCCTGAGCGAGCGGTGTGACGCATCCCTCCCGACGATCTATCGACGACTTGACCGACTCGAGGAATGTCGCCTCGTGACCGAAGCAACCGAACTCGCGTCGGACGGGAACCACTACAGCGTCTACAGCGCAAATCTGGACCGTCTGGAACTCTCACTCGAGGACGGAACGTTCGAACTCGAACTCAGCTACGAGGACGAAGACGACGTTGCCGACAAATTCACGCGTATGTGGGAGGGGATGCGATGA
- a CDS encoding metal-dependent hydrolase — protein MWPWEHAIVGYLAYSLVCHLVFRRSPTGLEAFAAVFASVLPDLIDKPLAWEYGVFQSGYALGHSIFFAVPLSIAVGLLAHWVGRGPAGIAFGVGYLLHLPSDVLDGYLREGQAYPELMLWPLETVTEHDHGQGFTDQFWLFFNRYHHDFLAGDLSTYMWVQLGLASVVALLWLYDGAPVLRELVIWVTRGVRALLPGQS, from the coding sequence ATGTGGCCGTGGGAACACGCAATCGTTGGCTATCTCGCATATTCACTGGTCTGTCACCTCGTGTTTCGGCGCTCGCCGACCGGACTCGAGGCGTTTGCAGCGGTGTTTGCGTCCGTCCTGCCGGATCTGATTGATAAGCCGCTGGCCTGGGAGTACGGCGTCTTTCAGTCGGGGTATGCACTGGGACACTCGATTTTCTTCGCGGTTCCGCTCTCGATTGCGGTCGGGTTGCTCGCACACTGGGTCGGACGAGGGCCGGCGGGGATCGCGTTCGGGGTGGGGTACCTGCTCCATCTGCCCTCGGACGTGCTCGATGGCTACCTTCGGGAGGGACAGGCCTACCCGGAACTGATGCTCTGGCCGCTCGAGACGGTGACCGAACACGACCACGGGCAGGGGTTTACCGACCAGTTCTGGCTGTTTTTCAACCGGTATCATCATGATTTCCTCGCAGGCGATCTCTCGACGTACATGTGGGTACAGCTCGGATTGGCGAGCGTCGTTGCATTGCTCTGGCTGTACGACGGCGCACCGGTTCTCCGCGAACTGGTGATCTGGGTCACGCGAGGAGTTCGTGCACTGCTCCCTGGTCAATCTTAG
- a CDS encoding polysaccharide deacetylase family protein, with product MPESTDSSARPTDSSVPVTATAEPTETEQASRVTTLPGDAEFALCLTHDVDRPYKGIRSLYYATQERPGYHLRSALDDTNPYWQFEEIMELEADLGVRSAFYFLNEQHLLADRPPREWLSPSNWVQHLGRYDVTAPEIVDVIQALDDGGWEVGLHGSYHTATDRERLHEEKTTLESVLDGPVRGGRQHHLRLETPETWGHHRAIGLEYDASLGSSTECGFHEGYHPVRPFGDEFVVFPLTVMDQALPDPGKTFEAAQRTCERLLLEAMNHGGVMTVLWHPRFFNEQEYPGHRELYRWVVERALELGAWVGSPGEFRTALALECEREHAKDHELQQRRALEHTASERTQPPQYAEANRVLEETPPTGPSAARGEP from the coding sequence ATGCCTGAGTCGACCGACTCGAGTGCGCGGCCAACTGACTCGAGCGTGCCAGTCACAGCGACGGCCGAGCCAACTGAGACGGAGCAGGCGTCTCGCGTCACGACACTGCCGGGTGATGCGGAGTTCGCACTGTGTCTCACCCACGACGTCGACCGGCCGTACAAGGGGATTCGGTCGCTGTACTACGCGACACAGGAGCGACCCGGCTATCACCTTCGGTCGGCACTCGACGACACGAACCCCTACTGGCAGTTCGAGGAGATCATGGAACTCGAGGCCGACCTGGGCGTTCGGTCGGCGTTTTACTTCCTGAACGAGCAGCACTTGCTGGCGGATCGACCGCCTCGAGAGTGGCTCTCGCCCTCGAACTGGGTGCAACATCTCGGCCGGTACGACGTGACCGCCCCTGAGATTGTGGACGTGATTCAGGCACTCGATGACGGCGGCTGGGAGGTCGGCCTTCACGGCTCGTATCACACGGCAACCGACCGAGAGCGACTTCACGAGGAGAAAACCACCCTCGAGTCCGTCCTCGACGGGCCGGTCCGCGGCGGACGTCAGCATCACCTCCGGCTCGAGACTCCCGAGACGTGGGGCCACCACCGCGCGATTGGGCTCGAGTACGATGCAAGTCTGGGCTCGAGTACCGAGTGTGGCTTTCACGAGGGCTATCACCCGGTTCGGCCGTTCGGCGACGAGTTCGTTGTCTTCCCGCTGACGGTGATGGATCAGGCACTGCCGGATCCCGGGAAGACGTTCGAGGCTGCCCAGCGGACCTGCGAGCGACTGCTGCTCGAGGCGATGAACCACGGCGGCGTGATGACCGTGCTCTGGCATCCACGCTTTTTCAACGAGCAGGAGTATCCCGGTCACCGGGAGCTGTATCGGTGGGTCGTCGAACGCGCACTCGAGTTGGGTGCGTGGGTTGGCTCGCCCGGCGAGTTCCGGACGGCACTGGCACTCGAGTGCGAACGCGAGCACGCGAAAGACCACGAGTTACAGCAGAGACGCGCACTCGAGCATACGGCGAGCGAGCGAACGCAGCCGCCACAGTACGCCGAAGCGAATCGGGTTCTCGAGGAGACGCCACCGACCGGCCCATCAGCAGCACGAGGTGAGCCATGA
- a CDS encoding PGF-pre-PGF domain-containing protein, with amino-acid sequence MNDKSLALALVALVAFGGLAAVAQPVAANTTTPPTNDGYVVEQAGDCHQIEALSSSGTVEAFYDYRNHETHSEGVDRMYSSYGTEHLQEDNTSVLFLHQGTDGLSLVMIHDQVDGDTTGGVATFEISGVPAETEWVVQDDLYEGETNMVEWYDEDGWIGADWIWSEARTDGGAIQGGLNDEFAMTIHPAFNEDAALYDDEDIYDPDFHENGTIDDWEALSGDVDDPDSIDLSLEEPVTIRTGTCDDPSVSYDQPSDGDGDELTATIEGADASDEVALQPLTGTDAAATFDGIAVTDLEGNASVTFANDADGLPAAPSDIETLSSLAVSSDSLEGSSATVTFSVDANTLEEQHLSPDEIALYEADGDEWEQVPTEVTDQTGAEYRYSAEITSFEGLMIAEQQDELTDDGSASSGDTDDGGASSMPGFAAGGALSALAVVGALLVARGRLQR; translated from the coding sequence ATGAACGACAAATCACTCGCGCTCGCGCTGGTCGCGCTGGTCGCGTTCGGTGGCCTCGCTGCGGTTGCACAGCCGGTTGCAGCGAACACCACGACGCCACCGACGAACGACGGCTACGTCGTCGAACAGGCGGGTGACTGTCACCAGATTGAGGCGCTGTCCTCGAGTGGCACTGTCGAGGCGTTCTACGACTACCGGAATCACGAGACACATTCGGAGGGTGTCGACCGGATGTACAGCTCCTACGGCACGGAGCACCTCCAGGAGGACAACACGAGCGTGCTGTTCCTCCATCAGGGAACTGACGGCCTGAGTCTCGTCATGATCCACGATCAGGTCGATGGCGACACGACGGGTGGCGTTGCAACCTTCGAGATTAGCGGCGTGCCAGCCGAGACGGAGTGGGTCGTCCAGGACGACCTCTACGAGGGCGAGACGAACATGGTCGAGTGGTACGACGAGGACGGCTGGATCGGTGCCGACTGGATCTGGAGTGAAGCCCGAACCGACGGCGGTGCGATTCAGGGCGGCCTCAATGACGAGTTCGCCATGACGATCCACCCGGCGTTCAACGAGGACGCAGCGCTCTACGATGACGAAGACATCTACGATCCGGACTTCCACGAAAACGGCACGATAGACGATTGGGAAGCCCTCTCAGGTGACGTCGACGATCCCGACAGCATTGACCTCTCGCTCGAGGAGCCGGTGACGATCCGAACCGGCACGTGCGACGATCCGTCCGTTAGCTACGACCAGCCGAGTGATGGCGACGGCGACGAACTCACCGCAACCATCGAGGGCGCGGACGCGTCCGACGAGGTCGCGCTGCAGCCACTCACCGGCACCGACGCCGCCGCGACGTTCGACGGCATCGCCGTGACCGACCTCGAGGGCAACGCCTCGGTGACGTTCGCAAACGACGCCGACGGACTCCCTGCCGCCCCGAGCGACATCGAGACACTGTCCTCGCTGGCCGTCTCCAGCGACTCACTCGAGGGCTCGAGCGCGACGGTTACCTTCAGCGTCGATGCGAACACGCTCGAGGAACAGCACCTCTCGCCGGACGAAATCGCACTCTACGAAGCCGACGGCGACGAGTGGGAGCAGGTGCCGACGGAGGTCACTGACCAGACTGGCGCAGAATACCGCTACAGCGCCGAGATCACGTCGTTCGAGGGACTCATGATCGCCGAACAGCAGGACGAGTTGACTGACGACGGCTCGGCCTCGAGCGGCGACACCGACGATGGCGGTGCCTCCTCGATGCCCGGCTTTGCGGCCGGAGGCGCGCTGAGCGCACTCGCGGTGGTAGGTGCGCTGCTCGTCGCTCGAGGGCGATTGCAACGGTAG